The DNA region CGACCCGGCGGCGGGTGACCGCCGGCTGGCCGGCCAGCACCCCGGCGGCGTAGCGCAGCACCGGGTCGGCGTCGGGCGCGGTGAGCCGTTCCTGCCAGAGCCGGCCGGTCCGGCCGCCGGTCAGCCGTACCGTCGCCGCAGGCTCCAGTGGCAGGAACTGTTCGGCCCGGACGCCGAGCAGCTCGCGCAGCGCCCCGGGGTAGCCGCCGAGACGCACCTGGGCCGCCAGGTCGGCCACCCCGGACAGGTAGCTCACCACCAGATGCCCGCCGGCGTGCACCCACGCGCCGACGGTGTCGGCGACGGTGTCGCTCATCAGGTACAGGGCGGGCAGCACCAGCATCCGGTAGCCGGTCAGGTCGAAGGTGGCCGCCGCCGGGCAGACCACGTCGGTGGTGACGCCACACCGCCACAGGGCCCGGTACGCTGCGGCCACCTCGTCGGCGTACGAGACGTGCCGCGACGGCATGCCGGGATGCTGCAGTGCCCACCCGCTGGCGGCGTCCCAGCTGATCGCGGCGTGGGCGAGGACGGTACCGGCGTCGGTCTCGGCCAGCCCGGCCAGCAGTTCACCGAGGCGGGTCGTCGCCTGGAAGGTCCGGCTGTCGGCACCGGCGTGCGGGACCATCGCCGAGTGGAACGCCTCCGCGCCGCCGCGCGGGGCCCGCCACTGGAAGAACATCGCGCCCCGGGAGCCCCGGGCGACGTGGGCGAGGCTGTGCCGCAGCATCCGGTCCGGTTCCTTGCCGGCGTAGACACCCTCGGCGTACCGGTAGATCAGGTTCGGGGCGCTCTCCATCAGCAGCCACGGCCGGCGGCCGGCCCAGGACCGGGCCAGGTCGGCGGCGAACGCGGTCTGCTCCTCGGCCCGCCCGTCGGCCTCGCCCGGGTAGTGGTCGATGGCGACCAGGTCGACCTCGCTCGACCACCGGGCGTGGTCCACCGGCACCCAGTCGCCCAGGACGTAGTTGGTGGTCACCGGCACGTCCGGGGTGGCCCGGCGCAGCACGTCACGCTGGTCGACGTAGGCGGCGAGCAGTTCGTCGGACCAGAAGCGCCGGAAGTCCAGCACCTGGGTGGGGTTGGTCAGGTACTGGGTGGCGCGGGGCACGTCGACCTGCGCCCAGTCGGAGTAGCACTGGCTCCAGAACGACCCGGTCCAGGCCTGGTTGAGGCCGTCGAGGTCGCCGTAGCGCGCCCGCAGCCAGCGCCGGAACGCGGCGGCGGCGTGCGGGCAGTGGCAGATGGTGCCGTACTCGTTGTGCACGTGCCACATCGCCAGCGCGGGGTGGTCGCGGTAGCGCTCGGCGAGCATCGTCGCGATGGCGCGGGCCGCGGCACGGTACGCCGGGGCCGCCGCGCAGTAGGTGTCGCGGCTGCCGTGGTGCAGCCGTACGCCGTCGGCGGTGACCGGCAGCGCGTCGGGGTGGGCGAGGGAGAACCAGGGTGGCGGTGCGGCGGTGGGGGTGGCCAGGACGACCTTGACGCCGCCGTCGTGCAGCAGGTCCAGCACCCGGTCCAACCAGTCCACGACGTACCGGCCGGGCTGCGGCTCCAGCCGGGACCAGGCGAACACGCCGACGGTCACCAGGTTGACCTGGGCCTTGCGCATCAGCGACACGTCCTCGACCCAGGTGGACTCCGGCCACTGCTCCGGGTTGTAGTCCCCGCCGTGGCAGAGTCCGTCGAGTCCTTTCGGCCAGCGCATCGGCGCTCCCTCCGGCGTTGACAGTTTGTTGGGTTACCAAAGAAACTAATTTAGCCGCCGCCGCTGCCGGCCGCTCCATCAGGGAGCATCGAGCGCTCGCAGCGCCCCCGGGTGCCGGAAAAGGAGACCGCATGCCGTACCGTCCGCCTCTGGTCCCCCACGAGACCTTCGTCGCCGACCCGCCCGACCTGCCGGTACGCGCACCCGGCGAGCAGGGCCTGTCCGCGCTGGTGCGCGCCGAGGTGGTCGGCACCGACGGCGGCGGGGTGACCTTCAAGGGCGCCACCGCCGACGGCGACTCGATGACGGTCTCCGTCAGCGCCGCCGGCGACGGAGTGGTCCGGGTCCGACTCAGCGCCACCCCCGACGCCCGCAGCCGCTCCGCCCGGGCGATCCCGCTGGTCGACGCCCGACCGTACCCGGCGACCATCACCGCCAGCGACGACATGGTCCGCGTCGACGCCGGCGCGGTCGTCGCCGAGATCCGGCTCGACCCCTGGCACCTGCGGTTCCTCGACCCGCAGGGCCGGGTACTGCTGAACCAGAACCGGGGCGAGCGCGACATCAGCGGCCGGCTGCGTACCCTGCCGTTCGGGCGGTCGCTGGTGGACGGTGCCGTCGCCGCGTACCACGAATGCTTCGACGCCCCCGGCGACGAACGCTTCGTCGGGCTCGGCGAGAAGTTCACCCGGCTGGACAAGCGCGGCCAGCGGGCGCTGATGTGGAACTTCGACGCCTTCGGCGCGGAGTCGGACCGCTCGCACAAGAACGTTCCGCTGTACCTGTCCGACCGGGGCTACGGGGTGCTGGTCGACAGCGGGATGCCGGTCGAGTTCGACATCTGCGCGTCGACGCACAGCTGCGTACAGATCCTGGTGCCGGACGACCTGATCGACTACTACGTGATCGCCGGGCCCACCCCCGCGCAGATCCTGGACCGCTACGACGGGCTGACCGGCCGACCGGTGCTGCCGCCCAAGTGGGCCTTCGGCACCTGGATCTCCTCCGGGTTCTACGTGGACACCCAGGAGCTGGTCCTGGAGCGGGCCCGTCGAATCCGCGCCGACGGCATCCCCTGCGACGTGCTGCACCTGGACTGCTACTGGCAGGCCGACGGCGCCTGGTCCGACCTGGCCTGGGACGCGAAGAACTTCCCGGACCCGGCCGGCATGCTGGCCACCCTCGCCGAGCAGGGGTTCAAGGTCAGCCTCTGGATGAACCCGTACATCATGACCGGCAGCCCGGTCTTCGCGCAGGCCGACGCGGCCGGCTACTTCCTGCGCCGCGCCGACGGGTCGACCTACATCGCCGACGTCTGGCACGGCTCCTTCCCGGTCTGCGGGATCGTCGACTTCACCAACCCGGCGGCCACCGAGTGGTTCACCGGACTGCTGCGTGACCTGCTGCGCCAAGGGGCGATGGTGTTCAAGACCGACTTCGCCGAAGGCGTGCCGGCCGACGCGGTGGCGCACAACGGGATGACCGGCGTCGAACTGCACAACGTCTACACCCTGCTGTTCAACGACGCGGTCGCGGCGGTCACCCGGGAGGTCGCCGGGCACGGCATGGTCTGGGCGCGTTCGTCGTTCCTCGGCGGGCAACGGCACCCGGCGCAGTGGAGCGGCGACGTCAACGCCACCTGGCCGGGAATGGCCAGCACGCTGCGCGGCGGGCTGTCGCACGGGCTCTCCGGCGTACCGTTCTGGAGCCACGACGCCGGCGGCTTCCACGGCACCCCGACCCCGGACCTGTACGTCCGGTGGGCCCAGTTCGGTGCGCTGTCGCCGCTGGTGCGCTTCCACGGCACCACCAGCCGGCTGCCGTGGGACTTCCCCGACGACGCCGCGCACGACGCGGTCGAGGCGATCCGGTTGCGGTACCGGTTGATGCCCTACCTCTACTCGGCGGCGGTCGCGGCGTCGCGCACCGGCGCGCCGATGCTGCGGGCCCTGCTGTTCGACACGCCGGCCGACCCGGCCGCGTGGGGTGCCGAGTTGGAGTACCGGCTCGGCCCCGATCTGCTGGTCGCCCCGATGATCAACCCGGACGGCCGGCGGCAGGTGTACCTGCCGGCCGGCGAGTGGGTCGACTACTGGACCGGCGAGACCCACTCCGGCGGGCGGTACCTGCTGGTGCAGGTGCCCCGGGAGCGGGTTCCACTGTACGTACGCCGGGGTGCGCTGATCGCCACCACCGAGGTGGGTGACGTGGTCGGCGACGGCCCGTTCACGGAGGTGACGCTGGTCAGCTGGGGTGGCGTCGACGCCGAGACGGTGGTCAGCGACGTCGACGGCGACACGAGGGTCACGGCGGTCCGCGACGGCGACACACTGCGGGTCACGGTGGACGGGCCGCTGGCGGTACGCCGGGTGGAGGTCGTCGCGGTGGCCGGCACCGAGGCACCGACCACCGTGGTGCTCGACGGCGTCACCGGCTGCAGCTGACCC from Solwaraspora sp. WMMD791 includes:
- a CDS encoding beta-galactosidase; the protein is MRWPKGLDGLCHGGDYNPEQWPESTWVEDVSLMRKAQVNLVTVGVFAWSRLEPQPGRYVVDWLDRVLDLLHDGGVKVVLATPTAAPPPWFSLAHPDALPVTADGVRLHHGSRDTYCAAAPAYRAAARAIATMLAERYRDHPALAMWHVHNEYGTICHCPHAAAAFRRWLRARYGDLDGLNQAWTGSFWSQCYSDWAQVDVPRATQYLTNPTQVLDFRRFWSDELLAAYVDQRDVLRRATPDVPVTTNYVLGDWVPVDHARWSSEVDLVAIDHYPGEADGRAEEQTAFAADLARSWAGRRPWLLMESAPNLIYRYAEGVYAGKEPDRMLRHSLAHVARGSRGAMFFQWRAPRGGAEAFHSAMVPHAGADSRTFQATTRLGELLAGLAETDAGTVLAHAAISWDAASGWALQHPGMPSRHVSYADEVAAAYRALWRCGVTTDVVCPAAATFDLTGYRMLVLPALYLMSDTVADTVGAWVHAGGHLVVSYLSGVADLAAQVRLGGYPGALRELLGVRAEQFLPLEPAATVRLTGGRTGRLWQERLTAPDADPVLRYAAGVLAGQPAVTRRRVGAGTAWYLSTRLDDDGYRDLLAVIAAEAGVLPVLPGAPAGVEAVRKVAGDRRWLFVFNHGPAPVEVDVWGEDLVSATAVSGAVRLAEGGVMVLREQPPPRRRRRAH
- a CDS encoding TIM-barrel domain-containing protein, with the protein product MPYRPPLVPHETFVADPPDLPVRAPGEQGLSALVRAEVVGTDGGGVTFKGATADGDSMTVSVSAAGDGVVRVRLSATPDARSRSARAIPLVDARPYPATITASDDMVRVDAGAVVAEIRLDPWHLRFLDPQGRVLLNQNRGERDISGRLRTLPFGRSLVDGAVAAYHECFDAPGDERFVGLGEKFTRLDKRGQRALMWNFDAFGAESDRSHKNVPLYLSDRGYGVLVDSGMPVEFDICASTHSCVQILVPDDLIDYYVIAGPTPAQILDRYDGLTGRPVLPPKWAFGTWISSGFYVDTQELVLERARRIRADGIPCDVLHLDCYWQADGAWSDLAWDAKNFPDPAGMLATLAEQGFKVSLWMNPYIMTGSPVFAQADAAGYFLRRADGSTYIADVWHGSFPVCGIVDFTNPAATEWFTGLLRDLLRQGAMVFKTDFAEGVPADAVAHNGMTGVELHNVYTLLFNDAVAAVTREVAGHGMVWARSSFLGGQRHPAQWSGDVNATWPGMASTLRGGLSHGLSGVPFWSHDAGGFHGTPTPDLYVRWAQFGALSPLVRFHGTTSRLPWDFPDDAAHDAVEAIRLRYRLMPYLYSAAVAASRTGAPMLRALLFDTPADPAAWGAELEYRLGPDLLVAPMINPDGRRQVYLPAGEWVDYWTGETHSGGRYLLVQVPRERVPLYVRRGALIATTEVGDVVGDGPFTEVTLVSWGGVDAETVVSDVDGDTRVTAVRDGDTLRVTVDGPLAVRRVEVVAVAGTEAPTTVVLDGVTGCS